One Triticum dicoccoides isolate Atlit2015 ecotype Zavitan chromosome 5B, WEW_v2.0, whole genome shotgun sequence genomic window carries:
- the LOC119305260 gene encoding zingipain-1-like: MYEDFVPPPSVDWRKLGVVTPVQQQIIDGPCWAFSSIGSVEGINAIVTGQLIKLSEQQLIDCINITHGAFEEGGLPANAFWYIKQNRGVVPAESYPYVARKCTCKIFEDYMVTIDGYQFVPQDENLLEKAVANQPVVVDVASGGAHGWMRNYKGVSYHLKH; encoded by the exons ATGTATGAAGATTTTGTCCCACCACCTTCAGTTGACTGGAGAAAGCTTGGGGTCGTAACTCCTGTTCAACAGCAGATAATTGATG GGCCATGCTGGGCCTTCTCATCCATTGGTTCTGTAGAAGGCATTAATGCAATAGTGACTGGGCAGCTGATTAAATTATCAGAACAACAATTAATTGACTGCATTAATATAACCCATGGAGCGTTTGAAGAAGGTGGCTTGCCTGCAAACGCCTTTTGGTATATAAAGCAAAATAGGGGAGTTGTGCCTGCCGAGTCTTACCCATATGTTGCAAGGAAGTGCACTTGCAAAATCTTTGAG GATTATATGGTTACAATTGATGGTTATCAATTTGTTCCTCAAGATGAAAATTTACTGGAGAAAGCGGTTGCGAATCAACCCGTCGTAGTTGATGTCGCCAGTGGTGGCGCTCACGGATGGATGAGGAACTATAAAGGAGTAAGCTATCACTTGAAACATTGA